The proteins below are encoded in one region of Caulobacter henricii:
- a CDS encoding flagellin: MTLSVNTNQPALIALQNLNRTNDDMQGVQTRINTGLAVSSAQDNAAVWSIAQAQRADMNALSAVKMSLDRATSVADVALAAGESVSDLLNLMREKVVAAKDTSLTTKSREALNADFQGLIKNLNQVLSSATFDGANLLNGSLATDVSFLADADAVAAITLNLQNLSFGGTINTLSATDDILNVTNATGVLTRLDATMGAVNQAVGNIGTQAKQIDAHQTFIARLSDVLETGVGNLVDADLAKESARLQALQVKQQLGAQALSIANSAPQIILKLFNG, encoded by the coding sequence ATGACCCTGAGCGTCAACACCAATCAGCCCGCGCTGATCGCTCTGCAAAATCTGAACAGAACCAACGACGACATGCAGGGTGTGCAAACCCGCATCAACACGGGTTTGGCTGTTTCGAGCGCCCAGGATAACGCCGCCGTTTGGTCGATCGCCCAAGCGCAACGCGCCGACATGAACGCCTTGTCCGCCGTCAAGATGAGTCTCGACCGCGCCACCTCCGTCGCTGATGTGGCCCTGGCGGCCGGCGAATCAGTCTCCGACCTCCTCAACCTGATGCGCGAGAAGGTCGTTGCGGCCAAGGACACCTCCTTGACCACCAAGTCTCGCGAGGCCTTGAACGCCGACTTCCAGGGGCTGATCAAGAATCTCAACCAGGTGCTTTCCAGCGCGACCTTTGACGGCGCGAATCTGCTGAACGGCAGCCTGGCGACCGATGTTTCGTTCCTTGCAGACGCCGATGCCGTGGCTGCAATTACCCTGAACCTGCAGAATCTGTCATTTGGTGGCACGATCAATACGCTGTCGGCGACTGACGACATTCTCAATGTGACCAATGCCACCGGCGTCCTGACGCGGCTGGACGCCACCATGGGGGCCGTGAACCAGGCGGTCGGCAATATCGGCACCCAGGCCAAGCAGATCGACGCCCATCAGACTTTCATCGCGCGTCTTTCCGACGTTCTGGAAACCGGCGTCGGCAATCTGGTCGATGCTGACCTGGCCAAGGAAAGCGCTCGACTCCAGGCCCTGCAGGTCAAGCAGCAACTCGGTGCCCAGGCCTTGTCGATTGCCAACTCGGCACCGCAGATCATCCTCAAGCTGTTCAACGGCTAG
- a CDS encoding flagellin gives MALNSINTNSGALIALQNLNSTNSELATVQQRINTGKKVGSAKDNGAIWATAKNQSSTASSLNSVKDSLQRGQSTIDVALAAGDTITDLLGKMKEKALAASDTSLNTASFNALKADFESLRDQITKAATNAKFNGVSIADGTTTKLTFLANSDGSGFTVTAKTLSLAGIGLTTTSTFADATAAKTMITTVSTALQTATNKLASLGTSSVGLDTHLTFVGKLQDSLDAGVGNLVDADLAKESAKLQSLQTKQQLGVQALSIANQASSSILSLFR, from the coding sequence ATGGCGCTGAATAGCATCAACACGAACAGCGGCGCGCTGATCGCGCTGCAAAACCTGAACTCCACCAATTCGGAGCTCGCGACCGTCCAGCAACGCATCAACACCGGCAAGAAGGTGGGGAGTGCGAAGGACAATGGCGCGATCTGGGCGACGGCCAAGAACCAGTCCTCCACGGCCTCCTCATTGAATTCGGTCAAGGACTCGCTGCAGCGCGGCCAGTCGACCATCGACGTGGCCCTGGCCGCCGGCGACACCATCACCGACCTGCTGGGCAAGATGAAGGAAAAGGCGCTCGCAGCGTCTGACACCTCGCTCAATACCGCCAGCTTCAACGCGTTGAAGGCCGACTTCGAGTCGCTGCGTGACCAGATCACCAAGGCGGCCACCAACGCCAAGTTCAACGGCGTCAGCATCGCTGACGGAACCACCACCAAGCTGACCTTCCTGGCCAACTCGGATGGTTCGGGCTTTACGGTCACCGCCAAGACCCTGTCGCTGGCCGGCATCGGCCTGACGACCACCTCGACCTTTGCTGACGCCACTGCTGCCAAGACCATGATCACCACAGTGTCCACGGCCCTGCAGACGGCGACCAACAAGCTGGCTTCGCTGGGCACAAGCTCAGTCGGCCTGGACACCCACCTGACCTTCGTCGGCAAGCTGCAGGACAGCCTGGATGCCGGCGTGGGCAACCTGGTTGACGCTGACCTGGCCAAGGAAAGCGCCAAGCTGCAGTCGCTGCAAACCAAGCAACAGCTGGGCGTGCAGGCACTGTCGATTGCCAACCAAGCTTCGTCATCGATCCTGAGCCTGTTCCGTTAA
- a CDS encoding flagellin: MMNSINTNSGALIALQNLNSTNSELSTTQGRINTGKKVANAKDNGAIWSMSKMQSSSSSSLNSVKDSLQRGQSTIDVALAAGDTITDLLSKMKEKALAASDTSLNTASFNALKADFESLRDQITKAATNAKFNGVSLADGTTASLTFLANADGGGFTVASKTLSLVGIGLAAGSTFTDAATAKTMIATITTALTTATNKLSSLGTNSVGLDTHLTFVGKLQDSLEAGVGNLVDADLAKESAKLQSLQTKQQLGVQALSIANQTPQSILSLFK; the protein is encoded by the coding sequence ATGATGAACTCAATCAACACCAACAGTGGTGCGCTTATCGCACTGCAAAACCTCAACTCGACCAACTCGGAGCTCTCAACAACCCAAGGCCGCATCAACACCGGCAAGAAGGTCGCCAACGCCAAGGACAATGGCGCGATCTGGTCGATGTCAAAAATGCAGAGCTCCAGCTCGAGCTCGTTGAACTCCGTGAAGGACTCGCTCCAACGCGGTCAGTCGACGATCGATGTGGCGCTCGCAGCTGGCGACACGATCACTGATCTGCTCAGCAAGATGAAGGAAAAGGCCCTAGCCGCTTCCGACACCTCGCTGAACACGGCAAGCTTCAACGCCCTGAAGGCAGACTTCGAGTCGCTGCGTGACCAGATCACCAAGGCGGCCACGAACGCCAAGTTCAACGGTGTCAGCCTGGCTGATGGCACCACGGCGTCGCTGACCTTCCTGGCCAATGCTGATGGTGGTGGTTTCACCGTGGCGTCCAAGACCCTGTCGCTCGTCGGCATCGGTTTGGCGGCCGGCTCGACCTTCACGGATGCTGCCACGGCCAAGACGATGATTGCCACGATCACGACTGCTCTCACCACTGCGACCAACAAGCTGTCGTCGCTGGGCACCAACTCTGTCGGTCTGGACACGCACCTGACCTTCGTTGGCAAGCTGCAAGACAGCCTGGAAGCGGGTGTTGGCAATCTGGTCGATGCGGATCTGGCGAAGGAAAGTGCCAAGCTTCAGTCGCTGCAGACCAAGCAGCAGCTGGGAGTGCAGGCCCTGTCGATCGCCAATCAGACGCCGCAGTCGATCCTGTCGTTGTTCAAGTGA
- the flaF gene encoding flagellar biosynthesis regulator FlaF, with product MSLRAYQQAATRAENPRELEYRLFGQVTRALMDAAQSPEDDIAKRIDALDWNRRVWSAMATDCSLPENALAPELRASIISLSLWVGRHSSAVMRKEEDFEPLIDINRTIMQGLAGRVEGG from the coding sequence ATGTCTCTTCGAGCCTATCAGCAGGCGGCGACGAGGGCTGAAAATCCGCGTGAACTGGAATATCGCCTCTTCGGACAGGTGACTCGCGCCCTTATGGACGCGGCTCAGTCTCCCGAAGACGATATTGCCAAGCGGATCGATGCGCTGGACTGGAATCGCCGCGTCTGGTCGGCGATGGCCACCGACTGTTCCTTGCCTGAAAACGCCCTGGCACCCGAATTGCGGGCGAGCATCATTTCCCTGAGCCTTTGGGTCGGGCGCCATTCCAGTGCGGTCATGCGCAAGGAAGAGGATTTCGAACCGCTGATCGATATCAATCGCACGATCATGCAGGGTCTGGCGGGGCGCGTCGAGGGGGGCTGA
- the flbT gene encoding flagellar biosynthesis repressor FlbT: MPLKLSLKPGEKFVLNGAVVQNGDRRGVLVLQNKASVLREKDIMQLDQVTTPSRRIYFPVMMMYLEESVAERFYEDFATRLNEFMSVVRNPAVLADCIAISKHVMAREYYKALMLSRKLIEYEDERLGHVSSSLSAGGDEG, translated from the coding sequence GTGCCTTTGAAGCTTTCGCTGAAGCCCGGCGAGAAGTTCGTTTTGAATGGCGCGGTCGTCCAGAATGGCGACCGACGCGGCGTTCTCGTGCTCCAGAACAAGGCCTCCGTCCTTCGAGAGAAGGATATCATGCAGCTGGATCAGGTGACGACGCCATCGCGTCGCATCTACTTCCCCGTCATGATGATGTACCTTGAAGAGAGTGTCGCTGAACGGTTCTACGAAGACTTCGCCACGCGCCTGAACGAGTTCATGAGCGTGGTGCGCAACCCGGCCGTGCTTGCAGATTGCATTGCGATTTCAAAGCACGTCATGGCGCGGGAATACTACAAGGCGCTCATGTTGAGCCGAAAATTGATCGAGTACGAAGACGAGAGGTTGGGGCATGTCTCTTCGAGCCTATCAGCAGGCGGCGACGAGGGCTGA
- a CDS encoding tetratricopeptide repeat protein, whose amino-acid sequence MSRKRALEGSGSSLAQQEVTAAAIVQRGIAGTTMGDSASAEALARLDRAAKELKNRETARLLGEAIAAIHARDFQKADTLALAVLEKDERQGVAWHVLAIAREKNGDFVSSMRAYEAALQLLPDHGPVAGDLGRLAYRMDMPELAAKFFAHYRLARPDCVEATNNLACALRDLNQCAEAIDILRPAIMADQGQPILWNTLGTVMCSLGDGQQALTFFDEALRLAPSFGKGYHNRSYARLDLGDVPGALADCEAAIAHAESVEDLAMMQFARSTILLCLGRVSEGWAAYESRFSHDLSDAPRFLIDAPRWSADQSLTGKRMLICAEQGLGDEVMFANLLPDIIEAIGPEGSLSIAVEHRLIPLFQRSFPDAEVTAHRTVAFEGRVRRTAPKVSDWSKIDLWAPIGSLLPVLRPSIESFPKRPSFLKADPARIAHWQQQLEAAPQGPKVGLLWKSLKLNGERARQFSPFDLWHPVLQTPGVTFVNLQYGDCEEEIAYARDELGVEIWQPEGIDLKKDLDDVAALCCAMDLIIGFSNATINLAGACGAKVWQISGAASWTRLGTDSLPWYPQIRCFSSSDYYDWSPTMNEVAQALADTYSGQAPN is encoded by the coding sequence ATGTCCCGCAAACGCGCCCTTGAAGGCTCTGGAAGTTCGCTGGCCCAGCAGGAAGTCACGGCGGCGGCGATCGTCCAGCGCGGGATCGCCGGGACGACCATGGGAGACTCGGCCTCCGCAGAAGCTCTCGCCCGGCTGGACCGCGCCGCCAAGGAACTGAAAAACCGCGAAACAGCCCGTCTGCTCGGCGAAGCAATCGCCGCCATTCATGCTCGCGACTTTCAGAAAGCCGACACCCTGGCCCTGGCCGTGCTCGAGAAGGACGAACGTCAGGGGGTCGCCTGGCATGTCCTGGCAATCGCCCGCGAAAAGAACGGCGACTTTGTTTCCTCGATGCGCGCCTATGAGGCAGCGCTGCAGCTCTTGCCGGACCACGGTCCGGTCGCCGGGGATCTGGGCCGACTGGCCTACCGCATGGATATGCCGGAGCTGGCCGCGAAATTCTTCGCCCACTACCGATTGGCACGACCCGACTGCGTCGAGGCGACCAACAACCTTGCCTGCGCCCTGCGCGATCTCAACCAATGCGCCGAGGCCATCGACATACTTCGCCCGGCCATCATGGCCGACCAAGGCCAGCCCATCCTGTGGAATACGCTGGGCACGGTGATGTGCAGCCTGGGTGACGGCCAGCAGGCCCTGACCTTCTTTGATGAGGCGCTCCGGCTCGCGCCATCGTTCGGCAAGGGCTACCACAATCGTTCCTATGCCCGTCTCGACCTGGGTGATGTCCCGGGTGCCCTGGCCGACTGCGAAGCGGCCATTGCCCACGCCGAGTCCGTCGAGGACCTGGCCATGATGCAGTTCGCCCGCTCAACCATCCTGCTCTGTCTTGGCCGGGTCAGCGAAGGCTGGGCGGCCTATGAGTCTCGCTTTTCACACGATCTTTCCGACGCGCCGCGCTTCCTGATCGATGCGCCGCGCTGGTCAGCCGACCAGTCCCTGACTGGAAAGCGCATGTTGATCTGCGCAGAACAGGGTCTGGGCGACGAAGTCATGTTCGCCAATCTGTTGCCGGACATCATCGAGGCAATTGGCCCGGAAGGCTCACTTTCAATTGCCGTCGAACACCGGCTGATCCCGCTGTTCCAGCGCTCGTTCCCCGACGCCGAAGTGACAGCCCATCGTACGGTCGCCTTTGAGGGACGCGTACGACGTACGGCACCTAAAGTTTCAGACTGGAGCAAGATCGACCTCTGGGCACCGATCGGCTCGCTGCTGCCCGTTCTGCGCCCGAGCATCGAGTCGTTCCCGAAGCGCCCCAGCTTCCTGAAAGCCGACCCGGCCCGCATCGCCCACTGGCAGCAGCAACTGGAAGCCGCCCCCCAGGGCCCAAAGGTCGGGCTGCTCTGGAAAAGCCTGAAGCTGAACGGCGAGCGTGCGCGCCAATTCTCGCCCTTTGACCTGTGGCACCCGGTCTTGCAGACGCCCGGCGTCACCTTCGTCAATCTGCAGTATGGCGATTGCGAAGAGGAAATCGCCTACGCCAGGGATGAGCTGGGCGTCGAGATCTGGCAGCCGGAAGGCATCGACCTGAAAAAGGACCTCGACGATGTCGCGGCTCTCTGCTGTGCCATGGACCTGATCATCGGCTTCTCCAATGCGACGATTAACCTGGCAGGAGCCTGCGGGGCCAAGGTCTGGCAGATCAGTGGCGCGGCATCCTGGACGCGCCTCGGCACAGACAGCCTGCCCTGGTATCCGCAGATCCGCTGCTTCTCGTCATCGGACTACTATGACTGGTCACCGACGATGAATGAGGTGGCCCAGGCCTTGGCCGACACCTATTCGGGGCAGGCGCCGAACTAA
- a CDS encoding AAA family ATPase has product MSQRFEGTSDYVATDDLKVAVNASVALERPLLIKGEPGTGKTVLAYEVAKAMGAPLLTWHIKSTTKAHQGLYEYDAVTRLRDSQLGDERVKDVKNYIKKGKLWEAFESPVRPVLLIDEIDKADIEFPNDLLQELDRMEFYVYETGETIAAKVRPIIIITSNNEKELPDAFLRRCFFHYIRFPEEATMQAIIDVHYPGIKQKLVSEALRIFYDMRKVPGLKKKPSTSELLDWLKLLMVEDIDESLLREKDPTKLIPPLHGALLKNEQDVHLFERLAFLARREGAGGRPGQ; this is encoded by the coding sequence ATGAGCCAGCGCTTTGAAGGCACTTCCGACTATGTCGCCACTGACGACCTCAAGGTCGCGGTCAATGCCTCCGTGGCGCTAGAACGTCCGCTCCTGATCAAGGGCGAGCCGGGCACCGGCAAGACGGTTCTCGCCTACGAAGTGGCCAAGGCCATGGGCGCGCCGCTGCTGACCTGGCACATCAAGTCGACGACCAAGGCCCATCAGGGCCTCTACGAATATGACGCCGTCACCCGTCTGCGCGACAGCCAGCTGGGCGATGAGCGGGTCAAGGACGTCAAAAACTACATCAAGAAGGGCAAGCTCTGGGAGGCTTTCGAAAGCCCGGTGCGCCCCGTCCTGCTGATCGACGAGATCGACAAGGCCGACATCGAATTCCCCAACGATCTGCTGCAAGAGCTCGATCGCATGGAGTTCTATGTCTACGAAACCGGTGAGACGATCGCGGCCAAGGTCCGCCCGATCATCATCATCACGTCCAACAACGAGAAGGAACTGCCGGACGCCTTCCTGCGGCGCTGCTTCTTCCACTATATCCGCTTCCCCGAGGAAGCGACGATGCAGGCCATCATCGATGTCCACTATCCCGGCATCAAGCAGAAGCTGGTCTCTGAGGCCCTGCGCATCTTCTACGACATGCGCAAGGTGCCGGGACTGAAGAAGAAACCCTCAACCTCGGAACTGCTCGACTGGTTGAAGCTGCTGATGGTCGAGGACATCGACGAGAGCCTGCTGCGCGAGAAGGATCCGACCAAGCTGATCCCGCCCCTGCACGGAGCGCTCCTGAAGAACGAACAGGATGTCCATCTGTTCGAACGCCTGGCCTTCCTGGCCCGGCGTGAGGGGGCCGGCGGTCGACCGGGGCAGTAA
- a CDS encoding universal stress protein: protein MSWARIMAPLAGAQADRELLASAAVLAKAFEAELACVHAPADMADLMPWMGEGFMGGVQVTAMESLKEAALEGARAVGALAAEIGYGRTRVISLDSPVWAGLAMEGRLSDVIVFDNASARGKGPLAEAFQQLVADEQRPVVVARPGLKIGGVALVAWDGGKEASRAVRTALPLLQKASSVIVAGAPGASSRHFDLNRLVEFLSSRGVAATSQVLPGTGDAAGVLLGQARDIGADFLVAGAFGHPRLQEFIFGGTTRSLLNSDGPSLFLSH, encoded by the coding sequence ATGAGCTGGGCGAGAATAATGGCTCCACTCGCGGGAGCCCAGGCCGACCGGGAACTTCTTGCGTCTGCGGCCGTGCTAGCCAAGGCCTTTGAGGCTGAGCTGGCCTGTGTCCATGCGCCGGCGGATATGGCCGACCTCATGCCCTGGATGGGTGAAGGCTTCATGGGCGGCGTGCAGGTCACGGCCATGGAGAGCCTGAAGGAGGCGGCCCTGGAAGGTGCCCGCGCCGTCGGGGCCCTGGCTGCCGAGATCGGCTATGGCCGGACCCGGGTGATCAGCCTGGACTCGCCGGTCTGGGCGGGATTGGCCATGGAGGGGCGACTGTCGGACGTCATTGTGTTCGACAACGCCTCGGCGCGCGGCAAGGGGCCGCTGGCGGAAGCCTTTCAGCAGTTGGTGGCGGACGAGCAGCGACCCGTCGTGGTGGCGCGACCGGGCTTGAAGATCGGCGGCGTGGCCCTTGTCGCCTGGGACGGCGGCAAGGAAGCCAGCCGGGCGGTACGCACCGCCTTGCCGCTGTTGCAGAAAGCCTCATCGGTGATCGTTGCCGGCGCGCCAGGCGCGTCATCGCGGCATTTCGATCTGAACCGGTTGGTCGAGTTCCTCAGTTCACGCGGTGTGGCGGCGACCAGCCAGGTCCTGCCGGGTACTGGCGATGCTGCCGGCGTTCTCCTTGGACAGGCTCGGGACATTGGGGCTGACTTCCTGGTCGCCGGGGCGTTCGGCCATCCGCGGCTGCAGGAGTTCATCTTCGGTGGCACGACCCGCAGCCTGCTCAACAGCGATGGTCCTTCGCTGTTCCTGTCACACTAA
- a CDS encoding YfbR-like 5'-deoxynucleotidase, which produces MAKGLHRGAAPRAWQRMLSGRRLDLLDPSPMDIEIEDIAHGLARVARWNGQTIGDHGFSVAQHSLVVEEIAAHIKPDLEPKWRLAALLHDASEYVIGDMISPFKAALGVSYKDFEGRLEDAIHIRFGLPVKTPPTIKKLIKQADRACAFFEATQLAGFEHAESLAIFGAPPPGYDLQIRPQAPFEAQAQYVQRFHVLSRAAGFESAPLAVLETE; this is translated from the coding sequence GTGGCCAAAGGGCTGCATAGGGGCGCGGCACCCCGCGCTTGGCAAAGGATGCTCTCCGGCCGGAGGCTGGATCTCCTCGACCCGTCGCCTATGGACATCGAGATCGAGGACATCGCCCACGGCCTGGCAAGGGTCGCCCGCTGGAACGGCCAAACGATTGGCGACCACGGCTTTTCCGTCGCCCAGCACAGCCTGGTGGTCGAAGAAATCGCAGCCCATATCAAGCCCGACCTCGAGCCGAAATGGCGACTGGCCGCCCTGCTGCATGATGCGTCCGAATATGTGATCGGCGACATGATCAGCCCGTTCAAGGCTGCACTCGGCGTCAGCTACAAGGACTTCGAAGGGCGGCTGGAAGATGCAATCCATATCCGCTTCGGACTGCCCGTGAAGACGCCGCCGACGATCAAGAAGCTGATCAAGCAGGCAGACCGCGCCTGCGCCTTCTTCGAGGCGACCCAATTGGCCGGCTTCGAACATGCCGAGTCCCTGGCGATTTTCGGAGCGCCGCCCCCGGGATACGATCTGCAGATCCGGCCGCAGGCCCCGTTCGAAGCCCAGGCTCAGTACGTGCAGCGATTCCACGTGCTCTCCCGGGCCGCCGGTTTTGAATCCGCCCCCCTCGCGGTCCTGGAAACCGAATGA
- a CDS encoding NUDIX hydrolase — translation MTASVVIGLSAVVVAIRDGEAVVLTVRPHDAITDVASPLPGLPFGPFDPEGHRTFELGLRAFVTEQTRFQLGYVEQLYTFGDKGRDAPRAEVGAGAARVVSVGYLGLTPDAIDTNAPDTAWAPWSRFFPWEDWRQGRPALLDTVLAPALKRWAGDDAAKWSRARLAFALDGAPWNEERVLERYELLYEAGLAPEAARDQARADGDDPAEPAALSAALGEPMISDHRRILATGLSRLRGKIKYRPVVFELTPEEFTLSTLQRTVEAIAGVLLHKQNFRRVVEREDLVEGLGRLDAETGGRPAELFRFRREMLVARPASGLSLPLLRD, via the coding sequence ATGACCGCGTCGGTCGTCATCGGGCTTTCCGCCGTCGTCGTCGCCATTCGCGACGGCGAGGCCGTCGTGCTGACGGTTCGCCCGCATGACGCTATCACCGACGTCGCCTCGCCCCTGCCCGGCCTACCCTTTGGTCCGTTCGACCCGGAAGGCCACCGAACCTTCGAACTTGGCCTGCGGGCCTTCGTGACCGAGCAGACACGGTTCCAGCTGGGCTATGTCGAACAACTCTACACCTTCGGCGACAAGGGCCGAGACGCGCCTCGGGCCGAGGTCGGGGCCGGAGCCGCGCGCGTGGTTTCGGTCGGCTATCTGGGCCTGACCCCCGACGCCATCGACACCAATGCTCCCGATACGGCCTGGGCTCCCTGGTCGCGGTTCTTCCCCTGGGAGGACTGGCGGCAGGGCCGGCCTGCCCTCTTGGACACCGTTCTGGCCCCAGCCTTGAAGCGCTGGGCCGGGGACGACGCGGCCAAATGGTCTCGCGCCCGTCTGGCCTTTGCTCTGGATGGCGCACCCTGGAACGAGGAACGGGTCCTGGAGCGCTACGAGCTTCTTTACGAAGCTGGCCTCGCCCCGGAGGCCGCTCGCGACCAGGCCCGCGCCGATGGCGACGATCCGGCCGAGCCCGCAGCCCTGTCGGCAGCCCTCGGCGAACCCATGATCTCGGACCACCGTCGCATTCTGGCGACCGGCCTGTCGCGCCTGCGCGGCAAGATCAAGTATCGCCCGGTGGTCTTCGAGCTGACACCCGAAGAGTTCACCCTCTCGACCCTGCAGCGCACGGTGGAGGCCATAGCCGGCGTGCTGCTGCACAAGCAGAACTTCCGCCGGGTGGTCGAACGCGAGGACCTGGTCGAGGGCCTGGGCAGACTCGACGCCGAGACCGGTGGCCGCCCGGCCGAACTGTTCCGGTTCCGCCGTGAAATGCTGGTGGCGCGCCCGGCCAGCGGCCTCAGCCTGCCGCTTCTGCGCGACTGA
- a CDS encoding sterol desaturase family protein, translating to MKAEIDPVQMAIPFFVLAIILEIGLARLGKAKAHYEPRDTAMSLAMGFGSTVAGLLTAGLVFAATVWVYEHRIFSIPMTAVWAWVVLFFAEDLTYYWFHRIAHERRFWWASHVNHHTSTHYNLSTALRQTWTGGIAGTWILWLPLVFLGFPPAMVAIQKGISLVYQFWIHTEAVKRMPRWFEAVFNTPSHHRVHHARNPRYLDANYAGILIIWDRMFGTFTPELDEEPCRYGTVKNLGNFNLLHNVFHEWIGIAKDLAGSKSPREVLGFVFGPPGWSPDGSRDTSHTLKARWRARVEAERASDEAPAAAE from the coding sequence ATGAAAGCCGAAATCGATCCCGTCCAGATGGCGATACCCTTCTTCGTCCTGGCCATCATCCTCGAGATCGGCCTGGCGCGCCTCGGCAAGGCCAAGGCCCATTACGAACCCCGGGACACGGCCATGTCCCTGGCCATGGGCTTTGGCAGCACGGTCGCCGGACTGCTGACCGCCGGTCTGGTCTTCGCCGCTACGGTCTGGGTGTACGAGCACCGGATCTTCTCAATTCCGATGACCGCCGTCTGGGCCTGGGTTGTACTCTTCTTCGCCGAGGACCTGACCTATTACTGGTTCCATCGCATCGCCCACGAGCGGCGGTTCTGGTGGGCCAGCCATGTGAACCACCACACCTCGACGCACTACAACCTGTCGACCGCGCTGCGGCAAACCTGGACGGGCGGCATTGCCGGGACCTGGATCCTGTGGCTGCCGCTCGTGTTTCTGGGCTTTCCGCCGGCCATGGTGGCAATCCAGAAGGGCATCAGCCTCGTCTACCAGTTCTGGATCCACACCGAGGCGGTCAAGCGCATGCCGCGCTGGTTCGAGGCGGTGTTCAACACGCCGTCGCACCACCGGGTGCATCACGCCCGTAACCCTCGCTATCTGGACGCCAACTATGCCGGCATCCTGATCATCTGGGACCGGATGTTCGGCACCTTCACCCCCGAGCTCGATGAAGAGCCCTGTCGCTACGGTACGGTCAAGAACCTGGGCAATTTCAACCTGCTCCACAACGTCTTCCACGAGTGGATCGGCATCGCCAAGGATCTGGCCGGTTCGAAGTCACCGCGCGAGGTACTGGGCTTTGTGTTCGGTCCGCCCGGATGGAGCCCTGATGGCTCCCGGGATACCTCGCACACCCTGAAGGCCAGGTGGCGAGCGCGGGTGGAGGCAGAGAGGGCTTCAGACGAGGCTCCCGCAGCTGCGGAATAG
- a CDS encoding beta-ketoacyl-ACP synthase III, with amino-acid sequence MHKAVIAATGLYTPPFSISNTELVEAFNAFVERFNAANAEAIAAGDVVALAPSSPEFIEKASGIKSRFVMNKDGIIDPDIMRPVLPERPNEEISILAEMAVEAAKQAIAAWGKPVSEIGAVICAASNMQRAYPAMAIEVQQALGIEGFAFDMNVACSSATFGIKAAADFVATGSAKAVLMVNPEICSGHLNFKDRDSHFIFGDVATAVIIEDAAQATGGWEIVGTRLKTQFSNNIRNNFGFLNRAAPEGEGARDKLFVQEGRKVFREVVPMVSEMIVEHAADLGLDPKALKRLWLHQANINMNEMIGRKVLGRDPAPGENVIILDTYANTSSAGSIIAFHSANDDFAAGETGLICSFGAGYSAGTVFVRKR; translated from the coding sequence GTGCATAAAGCCGTCATCGCCGCCACGGGGCTCTACACCCCGCCGTTCAGCATTTCGAACACCGAGCTGGTCGAGGCCTTCAATGCCTTCGTCGAGCGCTTCAACGCCGCCAATGCCGAGGCCATTGCCGCTGGCGACGTGGTCGCCCTGGCCCCGTCGTCTCCCGAATTCATCGAGAAAGCCTCGGGCATCAAGTCGCGCTTCGTGATGAACAAGGACGGGATCATCGATCCGGACATCATGCGACCGGTCCTGCCCGAGCGCCCGAACGAAGAGATCTCGATCCTGGCCGAAATGGCAGTGGAAGCCGCAAAGCAGGCCATCGCGGCCTGGGGTAAGCCGGTGTCGGAGATCGGAGCCGTCATCTGCGCAGCCTCCAACATGCAGCGGGCCTATCCCGCCATGGCGATAGAGGTCCAGCAGGCCCTGGGAATAGAGGGCTTCGCCTTCGACATGAACGTGGCCTGCTCCTCGGCCACCTTCGGCATCAAGGCGGCAGCCGACTTTGTCGCCACCGGCAGCGCCAAGGCCGTGCTGATGGTCAATCCCGAAATCTGCTCGGGCCATCTGAACTTCAAGGACCGCGACAGCCACTTCATCTTCGGCGATGTGGCCACGGCGGTGATCATCGAGGATGCGGCCCAGGCGACCGGCGGCTGGGAGATCGTCGGCACGCGCCTGAAGACCCAGTTCTCCAACAATATCCGCAACAATTTCGGCTTCCTGAACCGTGCAGCGCCGGAAGGCGAAGGGGCCCGCGACAAGCTTTTCGTCCAGGAGGGGCGCAAGGTGTTCCGTGAAGTGGTGCCGATGGTCAGCGAGATGATCGTCGAACACGCCGCCGACCTTGGCCTCGATCCGAAGGCTCTGAAGCGCCTCTGGCTGCACCAGGCCAATATCAACATGAACGAGATGATCGGCCGCAAGGTCCTCGGCCGCGACCCTGCCCCGGGCGAGAACGTCATCATCCTCGACACCTATGCCAATACCAGCTCCGCCGGCTCGATCATCGCCTTCCACTCAGCCAATGACGATTTTGCCGCCGGCGAAACAGGACTGATCTGCAGCTTCGGTGCAGGCTATTCCGCCGGAACGGTGTTCGTGAGGAAGCGCTAG